A portion of the Myripristis murdjan chromosome 13, fMyrMur1.1, whole genome shotgun sequence genome contains these proteins:
- the pou2af1 gene encoding POU domain class 2-associating factor 1 has protein sequence MQWEKSPPPVLGRSRPYQGVRVRDPVKELLRRKRGLESHSTKSAPPAVDVVPHNNQSSSQSPFAQGNFGFEATSGSSGVPLATVSDGGLQCAGWKAPPTATTASFQPAVPPWSSSDYNQPDPSAQTLAYPATPALTADVYMQTLCPSYTMLTYTHTPLLTNIGTIPVASSPASLPQMDLQDSGLTYLPWAQPLTTISTMPTSGVQFSPGSAPLPGSPLVHMPLSMSLTTMIPQLEAQGLEPQPQILELPQPADHQLNPEPRAQTLDEDQEVEPEPPNPLEKLLEDPKEEHEEEGKDTYSSSLFIPTV, from the exons ATGCAATGGGAGAAAT CACCACCACCAGTGCTGGGCAGGTCCAGGCCATACCAGGGTGTTCGAGTGAGAGACCCAGTCAAagagctgctgaggaggaagagaggccTGGAGTCACACAGCACCAAATCAGCGCCTCCTGCTGTG GATGTGGTCCCACACAACAATCAATCAAGCAGTCAGTCACCTTTTGCACAAG GTAACTTTGGGTTTGAGGCGACCAGCGGCTCTTCAGGTGTCCCGTTGGCCACAGTCAGTGATGGAGGGCTGCAGTGCGCAGGATGgaaagccccgcccactgccacCACAGCCAGCTTCCAGCCTGCCGTCCCGCCCTGGTCCTCGTCCGACTACAACCAGCCGGACCCCTCAGCCCAGACCCTGGCCTACCCAGCCACCCCCGCCCTCACAGCGGATGTCTATATGCAGACTCTGTGCCCCAGCTACACCATGctgacctacacacacacacccctgctcACTAACATTGGG ACCATACCTGTGGCTTCATCACCGGCCTCCCTCCCCCAGATGGACCTCCAGGACTCTGGCCTGACCTACCTGCCCTGGGCCCAGCCCCTCACCACCATATCCACCATGCCCACCTCAGGGGTTCAGTTTAGCCCCGGCTCTGCCCCTCTGCCTGGGTCTCCTCTGGTCCATATGCCCTTGTCCATGTCTTTAACCACCATGATCCCTCAGCTGGAGGCCCAGGGTCTGGAGCCTCAGCCCCAGATCCTGGAACTGCCACAGCCTGCGGACCACCAGCTGAACCCTGAACCACGAGCCCAGACCCTGGATGAGGATCAAGAAGTGGAGCCAGAACCACCAAACCCATTGGAGAAGCTTCTGGAAGATCCAAAGGAAGAGCACGAAGAGGAAGGCAAAGACACATACAGCAGCTCACTTTTCATACCCACTGTCTGA